The DNA window CAAAGCTTTTAGTTTAGGTTTGCTAAACGAGCGTCGCCCACGATCGGGGATTTTTAAGCTTATATCCTCTCCTTTGACACGGTAGCTCCGAACAGACTCTGATGCTACAATCCACCGACTACTAATCTTTTCCCCGCTGATTTCGCCATACCGGAGTAGCTGACGTACATATTGCTCAGAGCAGTTTAAGATTTCAGAGGTTTCTTTTACAGAGAGGTATTGAGTACCCATACTTTCGGGCGCGAAACTAAAACTAAGTACCCATGCTACTGTCAAAGCAGTATGCTTGCAAGTATTGCGAACAAATGTTCTTGTCTCAGCGTTTTGCCTAAAGTTAGCGTCAGCCGTCGAACACTGCGTTGGTGCTGACGGTACAGTAGTTGGGCTGCAAAGTAAAATATAATCTTTTAGATTTGATATGAACAGAATTGAATTTTTGCGCTTTCGCCGATCTTATGATCGAGTATTACGCCAGGTTCTATTAGACCTTGAATTTTTTATCGAAGATCTAGTTGGAATTAGTGTTTATGCGGTCACACATCGGTTAAAGACTTTTGAAAGCGCTCTTGAAAAATCAAAGAGGCTCAAGCTGAAAATTGATGAAATGCAAGACATCGCTGGCATTAGGATTGTTGTAGCAACTTCAGATGAAGTAGAAGTTCTTGCTCGCTTTTTCTCTAGAAAGGCTGATTCAAAAGACCTCACTATCAAATCAGATAAAGTAATTGCTAAAAAAGATGGGTATCGGGCAAGGCATTTAATCTTAGAGTTCTCAGGGCATTATTCGAGGTCGATGTACCCAGCTTTTGTAGAGGTTCAAATTCTTACTCTTCTGCAAAGTACTTTCAACTATATTTCAAGAGCTTGGATATATAAAGCCGATCGTGCATTAACGGAGGAGTGGTACTCAAGTTTCCAAAAAATGTCTAGCGATTTGGCGGAAATCGATCAAAGAATTGCTCATTTACAAAAACAAGTTGTTGAGTCTTCTGTATCTTCAGCGCCAAACGATCCTCTCACTCCTTTTTCTTACCAGCAAATCGTTACTGAGATTTTCGGAGAGACTATTCAAATAAATGATGCAGTAGATGTTGTACAAATGTTGATTGATGTTGGGTGCGACACGAACGGGAAGTTGCAGAATTTCTTTAGGAGAGATGACATCCTAAACTTGCGTGAACAGATTACTATGATAGATTCAGAAGCTGGACAAGCTTTTGCAAAGCTTATAGTTGGTATGCCAATTAATAGCTTTTATGTAATGTTTGGTCTTCGATTTGATTCGACCAAAGAATTGATTCAAATGTTTAATCAGGTGAAGCCGAAGGATGAAAACTCTTAATAATAATGCTAATACAGCCTAACAACGCCCATGTACACCGACCGCCGAGAGTTGATCGGTTGTGAAGCATAAGGTTATCTGCGGCGGGTGATGGGCAACGTTACAAGGAAAAGTGAATAAACATTGATGAAGTCACTTCGAGTTCATAATGTAACATCAATAACTTATCTTCAATTTAAAATTACCATCGCTTATTCCTGTCTTTGATTATTAGTAAACTTAGCCTAATATTGCTTCTCTCTGTCTCTTTCACAAATTCTCTTATGATTCCCACTTATCCACTCAGAAATTTTCAGTGAAGATATTGCAACGTTGTTCTGGTTCTGCTGCTGTTCCTGAGCCTAGCTCTATGCTTGGATTGGGCATTATGGCATTGGGTGGAGCCATGCTCAAACAGCGCACCAAGCGTAAAGCTCTCCAATAGTTTGAGTAAGCTAATTTGAGTAAGCTAAGCAGTCAGATACCAACAAAGCAATGGGCAGCAGATTGTCTTCACTGCCCGTTGCTTGGTTAAATACCCTCATGATTTCCAAGTCACTGGCTTTAGATTAGTTACAATTAGATGGCAGTTGTATTCCTAAGCCCTTATGAGCCAAAGCTTGACTTTAGAACTTAGCGAACAGGTATTTGTGGCAATTCAGCGACAAGCCCAAGCGATTGGGCTTTCTCCAGCGCAGTTAGCCACTACCTTGTTAGAGCGGCAGTTCACACAAGCGTTCAAACTGCTTTTGAATGACTCCGAGCAAAATGCAGCACGGGCGAGGTTTGAGCGTCACTTCGGGGCGTTGGCACTAGGCAACTCTACCGATTTAGATAACGAGAGCATTGATGCCGATCTAGTGAGGGAGTATGGCAGCACTCATGAGGGAGAATAATGCTCCTCATGAGGGAGAATAATGCTCCTCGATACCTCTGGGTTACTCTGTCTACATTTCTCTACTGAGCCGCTGCATACTCAAGCTTGCATTGAGTATCAAAAAGCGACCATGCGGTTGACTCACAATTATGTTATTGCGGAGTATGTTGCCCTGGCTAATGCCCGACGATTTCCTCGTGCATCAGTTCTTGATTTTGTTGTCGATCTGCTAAGCAACCCGGATATTGAGGTTGTATGGGTTGATGAGTCAATCCACCGAGCCGCTGTTGAATTGCTAACCCTACGGCAAGACAAGACTTACTCACTCTGCGATGCGGTCAGTTTTGTTTTGATGCGTCAACGGGAAGTTTCTGAAGCATTGACTACCGATCGACATTTTGAGCAAGAAGGATTTGTGCGATTGTTAAAGCTAACCAGCTAACAACCCAGCATTTTCAGCTTTTGTTGATAGGATTGACAGGAATTGTCCCCATCCAGCATCGTGAGAGGTGCGGGCGGAAGCTTGAGAGGGCGCGATTATTTGGGACTGACGGGCTATCCGCTTGCCAATCGGGCAACCATCTTCAATCTTAGGTAGGAACGGTACTCAAAACTTACTTGTCATCAGGAAAATAAATGTTAAGTTAGTGCTGTCTACTGAGAACACTACAGGCTAGCAATGTACGACATTGAGGTTGAGTCAAGTCGAGAGTTCTGCAATTGTGGCAGTGTAATGAAATGTGAAAGAGCTTTTTCGCATCGCTGGTACGATAACGAAGAAAACTCGTATTACACAATTCAGGTCTTTAAAATTCTGACTTGTTTGACCTGTCGTTCTGTAACAGTGCTTCTTTACACTGCGGGAGGTATTGAAGAGGAAGATGAGCAGTGGGCGGAGGCGAACCCAAACGAGCCACAGTTCCGCTATTATGGGCGGTCTGTTTTATATGCTCCGGCAAGACAGTTACATGGTTCAATTCCTCGGTCTATTTCTGAGGTGGTTAAGCAGGCTGAAGCGGTTCTTGCAAGATCGCCACGAGCAAGCTTCATCTTGTGCAGAGCGGTGTTAGAAGAAATTTGCAATGACTTTAAAATACCTACTGAAAGCACAAACAATAAAGGCAAAAGCTATTTCAGAAAGCTACATGACAGGCTCTCCCAATTGTTTGAACAGGAGCAAATGTTAGAAGAATTACAAACAATCATCAATGGTATAAAGGATCTTGGTAATGAGGGCGCACATTCAGATCATCTTGCTTTTGCAAAACAAATGAAAGCACAAGATGCAGAAAATTTACTCACTTTAGTAAATTATGTTCTTGAGAGGTTATATGTTGATAGATATCGTCAGCAAGAAGCTGCGGAAACATTGAAAGAGTTAAAGAGTAAAATACCGTTATTGGAACAGTGAACATCGGCATAACAACCCTAGTCTCCCTTGCTCGCAATTTTATTTCCTCTCCCGCGCTAATTTCCTGGCTTTAATCGCTTCTAATTGTTGCTTGATTTGCGCAATCGCGTCGGGATTGTCGCTTTGAGCGTATAATTCGCTCGCCCGCACTAAATTGACCGCTGCATCGTCATCTTGCCGCAGGTTCGCCCAACAAAGACCGCGATTATGGTAGGCTTCGGGCAGGTCTTCTAATTGTCCGATCGCTTGGGTGAAGCGATCGCGCGCTTGCTGGTAATTGCCCCGATTAAAGGCTTCGCAGCCCTTCTCAAAGCTCTCTTTCGCTTTATTTCCGGTGCGATCGGCTTCTAGCGCGGTTGCGAGGGGAACTGCTTCGGCGAACAAAACTGCCGTACTGCCGCTGCCGCGATACGCCCACAGCATAATGCCAATCCCCAACCCCGCAACCAGGGAGACGGCTACTGCCCAAATTACAAAGCGATCGAGTTCCATTCTTCCGATAATCCCCGTTTTTTATTGACAATCTTACGTCTTTATGGTATCACCGAAAAAACTGGACGCGATCTTTGAGATCGTCCACGTAGCGAACCGCTTTTTGGTAGCTGTCGGTATCGCCGCTTTCGAGGAATAGGTTGATTGCCACATTGCCGTCAGAGATCGCTTGTTGGGTTTTCCCTATGCGGCTGTAAGTTTGCGCCCGGTGGTAGTAAGCGGCGGCACAGTTGGCATCTAATTGAATCGCGCGCTCGAAATCTGCGATCGCGCCTTGATAATCATTGAGTTTTAAACGCGCTTTACCGCGTTGATAAAAAGCTTGGGGCTGACCGAGATCGCAGCGAATCGATTCAGTATAATCCGAGATTGCCCCGCGATCGTCGCCCATCATTGCCCGGACTAAACCGCGACTGAGGTAAGCCGCCCCAGAACTCGGATTTTCCTTCAATTCCTCGTTTAAAGCGCGAATTGCGCCGGGATAATCTCCCTTTTCCGCCCGTTCTATGCCGAGGGTGCGAAAGCTTTTCTCAGCTTCTGCGGCAACTGTTACCGTTGAGGAGTTACCGAGAAGTTTATGAGCGGAAAGAACTTCTTGGCGCGCCCAGCGATCCGCCGCTAAGATATCATCAAGCGTCGGTTGTTGCACATTTTGAGCAGAAAAGCGATCGCAGGCATATTCAATACAACGCGCGATATCCAAATAGCCGATTTTTTCCTCTAAAAATAACTCCACCGCTTGTTCGTTAGCAGCGTTCAGCACGGCTGGCATCGCCCCGCCCGCGCGTCCGGCGGCGTAAGCGAGATCCATACAGGGATATTTCGCGCGATCGGGTTCCTTAAAGGTTAAATTGCCCGCTTTCACCAAATCCAGCGATTCCCAATCGGTATAAATTCGTTCCGGCCAAGAAAGCGCATAAAGTAGAGGCAAGCGCATATCCGGCCAACCTAACTGCGCCAAAACCGAGGTATCTTCTAACTCAATTAAGGAGTGAATAATGCTTTGCGGATGCACGACGATATCGATTTTGTCGTAATCCACGCCGAACAGGAAGTGCGCCTCAATCACTTCCAATCCTTTATTCATTAACGTCGCCGAATCGATGGTAATTTTGCGTCCCATCGACCAATTCGGGTGTTTGAGGGCATCTTCTACCTTGACCCCTGCCAGCTTTTCGACGGGCAAATCGCGGAACGCCCCCCCGGAAGCGGTGAGGAGGATGCGGCGCAAACCGCCTTCGGGAACGCCCTGCAAGCATTGAAAAATCGCGGAATGTTCCGAGTCGGCGGGGAGGAGTTTAACGCCGTGCTTTTGAACCAGGGGTAGCACGACGGGGCCGCCAGCAATTAACGTTTCTTTATTAGCGAGGGCGATATCTTTCCCGGCTTCGATCGCGGCTAGCGTCGGTAAAAGTCCCGCACAGCCGACGATCCCCGTGACCACGCTTTGGGAATCGCCGTAACGCGCCACTTCCACCACACCTTCATCGCCCGCCAGGAGAACGGGGGGATTGGGAAACGACGCGATCGCATCCTTCAATTCAGCCAACTTACTTTCATCGCCAATCGCCGCGACTTCCGGCTGAAATTGACGAATTTGTTCGGCAAAAAGCGACACATTTTGTCGGGCTGCCAATCCGACGACTCGAAACTTATCGGGATGATGGGTAACGATATCGAGAGTTTGCGTGCCGATCGAACCAGTCGAACCGAGAATAGAGATCGCTTTCACGGAATTTTAACCTTTGCTTTAGAATCGCCTTCCCTCCACTTTGACACTCCCCGCACTCTCTGTAACGGGGATTCCTGATTCAGCGAGACAACTTACTAAATAGACTTACATCTACTTGGCAGAGGTCGAACTCTCCCCAGGCGTTAATTTGGGTATGCCCTACCCTATTTATGCCTCTAGCTAAGATATTCAATGCCGCATTGTGGTCGCGGTCTAGTACAGTGCCACAATGCCCGCAGCAATGAGTACGTTGACTCAATGTTTTAACAACTTGCTTACCGCAGTTTGAACAATTCTGACTTGTATATTGGGGAGGTACTGCAACAGTAACTTTGCCAAATACCTTACCAAAATACTCAACCCATTGCCGGAACATTGACCAACTCGCATCGTTGATAGACTTAGCTAATTTATGATTCTTTACCATGTTCCGCACTTGCAAATCCTCGTAGGCAATCAGGTCGTTAGACCGAACTACGCACCTTGCCGTCTTAACGGCAAAGTCTTTACGCTGCCTGCTTACTTGCAAGTGCTTCTTGGCTAAGCGCTTAATTGCTTTTTTGCGGTTAGCCGATCCTTTCTTCCGCTTAGAAACCTGGCGTTGTAACTTTTTGAGTTGACGTTCCGATTTTCTAAGGTATTTAGGATTCTCGACAACTTCACCATTGCTATCGGTATAGAAATGATTGAGTCCAACATCTAGCCCGATAGTGGTTTTCGAGGGTTCAATCTCTTCTGTTCGCTCAACATCGACGCAGAACTGAGCATAGTAACCATCAGCCCGTTTTACGAGTCTGATACGCTTAATCCGCTCGATCTGGTAGAAGCTTAAATCGCGCGAACCGATTAATTTGAGCCTGCCAATCTTGAAGCCATCGGTCAAAGTTAGGGATTTCCGATCGTCGCTAAGCTTCCATCCTGAAGTTTTATATTCGACAGAGTGACCGCGCTTTTTGAATCTCGGAAAGCCCTTTTTACCGGGTACTTTCTTCTGGCAATTCTCAAAGAATCGACTAATGGCAGACCACGCTCTTTCTGCACTGGCTTGTCTTGCTTGAGAATTTAACTTTTTAGCAAACTCAAACTCTTTTGCAAGTACAGCGCAGTATTTGTTGAGGTCGTATTTATCGCTCCCTTTTACATCCATCCATAGCCTCAAAGCCTTATTGCGGACAAACAAAGCAGTACGAATCGCCTCGTCTATGAGGTCGTACTGCTCTGTCTTTCCTTTTAGCTGGGCTTTGAGTATTAGCATGGATTGGGTCAGTCTTATGCTGGATATTCTAGCAGAGAATGTTAGCTTAAAACTTTCGGTTTTCGCTCTCCAGGAGTGACTATTAAGCGTTATTGACGCGGGCAAAAGCCCGCGCCATTTTGAGGTTCAGGGGTAACAATCCTTCTCGTTTTTCTCCAAAGGCACTGTTGAGGATCGCAGCGATTTGGCAGTCGCGTCCGCGATCTAAGAAGGAAGCCCTAAATTTTTAACGCGATCGCAATTTAAGAATCCGAGCCAAGCACTTGTGTTTTCAGCTTATTGACTTCTGCTACTAACTCTTGGCGATCCGCAGCTTTAAGCAGGTAGCGGTAGACAAACCAGCCCGTATAACCCAAGCCCACTAATTCTAAGCCGGGAGCGAGGAGCGGAATATCGTTAATGGCATCGAGTAAGGCTAACGTTACCTTAACGGTAATGATGCCTGCAATAAATAATCCCAGTGTTAAGAGCGGTTGTTTGTAATCCGAGAAAAATCTCGCAATGTAATTCGGTAATTGTGACGTAAATTCGCTGACAGTTTCAGCCCATTCTTGCCAAGCCGGCTCGCTTGCAGGGTAGGCAATTTGACCTGCGGGTTCGGTTTTAATCCCCACGGGCGATTGTTCTACGGTTTTGATTTCTGGCTCTTGCATGGTTTCAATCTCCTGATTGAGTCAATGATGAGATACTATTCGTCGAATCGACAACCGCACTTGGGGCGTAGACTGACTGATTGACATCTGCCCATCTTATCAGCGACTTTCATTTTTTGACATCCTCCCCGTAGCAATCCTTTAACGATTCGTAAGGGTACTCCGATGGTCATACCCATTAAAAATTAAAAATTAAAAATTAAAAATGAAGAAACCTAGATATATTAGGGGTTTCAGCCTCAATATCTGTCGTCCGAACTTGGAGAATTGGGATCGGCAGGGGTAGAACGCGATCGCGATATAGTGGGCTGCCGAAAATGTTGTAGCACAAAAGTGCGGAATTGAAAACTGGGGGGACGGGGAGATGGGGAGAAAAATTTGACCCCTAATTTTAAGTTTGTCAAGGTACTAAGGGCAATTTCTCCACTCGCTCGAGCGACTCAAGACTCGTAATCCAGGATTTTGGCATAGTCACCCAGAGCGTAACAAGCCATACGCAAACTGCGTAACGTTTCTTCTTCGACGCGGGCATCGTGAAGCGCCCTCGCTAGCGTCAAACGCTGTTCGTAGAAGGAAATGGCGCGCGCGTAGTCGCCAATCGCATCGCAAATAATCCCCAAGCTAGCGAGGGCCTGTTCTTGGGCGCGAGTATCCCCACAAAGATAAGCATTATTTAAGCGTTCTTGCCCGTAGGAGATTGCCCGCTCGTAATCGCCTTGGGTGTAACAAGCATTGCTCAAATTGCGTAAAATTTGCATTTGACTTTGACTATCCTCGAGGCGTTGCGCGATCGCCAAACGCTTTTCGTAATAATCGATCGCGCCGTCGTAATTTCCCAAAGCATAGTAGGCATTGCCTAAATTTTTAAGAATTTGGGCTTCTGTTTTCGCGTCTTTGAGGTTTTGGGCGAGTTGCAAACTTTGTTCTTGAGCCGCGATCGCCTCTGTATAATCGCCTCGAGCCTTATA is part of the Oscillatoria sp. FACHB-1406 genome and encodes:
- a CDS encoding tetratricopeptide repeat protein; this encodes MERAEKGDYPGAIRALNEELKENPSSGAAYLSRGLVRAMMGDDRGAISDYTESIRCDLGQPQAFYQRGKARLKLNDYQGAIADFERAIQLDANCAAAYYHRAQTYSRIGKTQQAISDGNVAINLFLESGDTDSYQKAVRYVDDLKDRVQFFR
- a CDS encoding RNA-guided endonuclease TnpB family protein; translation: MLILKAQLKGKTEQYDLIDEAIRTALFVRNKALRLWMDVKGSDKYDLNKYCAVLAKEFEFAKKLNSQARQASAERAWSAISRFFENCQKKVPGKKGFPRFKKRGHSVEYKTSGWKLSDDRKSLTLTDGFKIGRLKLIGSRDLSFYQIERIKRIRLVKRADGYYAQFCVDVERTEEIEPSKTTIGLDVGLNHFYTDSNGEVVENPKYLRKSERQLKKLQRQVSKRKKGSANRKKAIKRLAKKHLQVSRQRKDFAVKTARCVVRSNDLIAYEDLQVRNMVKNHKLAKSINDASWSMFRQWVEYFGKVFGKVTVAVPPQYTSQNCSNCGKQVVKTLSQRTHCCGHCGTVLDRDHNAALNILARGINRVGHTQINAWGEFDLCQVDVSLFSKLSR
- a CDS encoding DUF4145 domain-containing protein, giving the protein MKCERAFSHRWYDNEENSYYTIQVFKILTCLTCRSVTVLLYTAGGIEEEDEQWAEANPNEPQFRYYGRSVLYAPARQLHGSIPRSISEVVKQAEAVLARSPRASFILCRAVLEEICNDFKIPTESTNNKGKSYFRKLHDRLSQLFEQEQMLEELQTIINGIKDLGNEGAHSDHLAFAKQMKAQDAENLLTLVNYVLERLYVDRYRQQEAAETLKELKSKIPLLEQ
- a CDS encoding tetratricopeptide repeat protein — encoded protein: MSQIASSYPNSSQRRLLDDGIRQQNQGDFDAAHESFQKALRAYKAANDRLGMARSFCCLGLNSYSSGDYPQAIAYTRQSLALARELQDRRLEGQLLGNIANAYRHLKDYHEALQYQQEGLLLLQQEKDITGQIAAYNNLGLAYKARGDYTEAIAAQEQSLQLAQNLKDAKTEAQILKNLGNAYYALGNYDGAIDYYEKRLAIAQRLEDSQSQMQILRNLSNACYTQGDYERAISYGQERLNNAYLCGDTRAQEQALASLGIICDAIGDYARAISFYEQRLTLARALHDARVEEETLRSLRMACYALGDYAKILDYES
- a CDS encoding PIN domain-containing protein; this encodes MLLDTSGLLCLHFSTEPLHTQACIEYQKATMRLTHNYVIAEYVALANARRFPRASVLDFVVDLLSNPDIEVVWVDESIHRAAVELLTLRQDKTYSLCDAVSFVLMRQREVSEALTTDRHFEQEGFVRLLKLTS
- a CDS encoding CAAD domain-containing protein, with protein sequence MQEPEIKTVEQSPVGIKTEPAGQIAYPASEPAWQEWAETVSEFTSQLPNYIARFFSDYKQPLLTLGLFIAGIITVKVTLALLDAINDIPLLAPGLELVGLGYTGWFVYRYLLKAADRQELVAEVNKLKTQVLGSDS